One window from the genome of Deinococcus sp. NW-56 encodes:
- a CDS encoding NAD(P)/FAD-dependent oxidoreductase, translating to MNGERETRTDVLVVGGGPAGLYAAFYAGWRGLSVRLLEARGELGGQLSALYPDKVVYDAPGSPQTRAGDLVRALEAQLAPLGVDVHLGEVARTLTPDPAGGWLVGTDQGTHPAGAVILAAGLGALLPREVRVPGAETHPDVRADLPDPASLTGRQVLVVGGVPQATRAATELAGAGARVTLTHRRAGFRGDPGTLAALEAERAAGTLEVLAPAVLDRLTPTGAVLTLGGEAREVEADTVLILNGYLPDLSPLAGWPLEWQGEYVPGGPGGETVLPGVYVVGDLARSGGDFKLLSVAFAQAAVAANHAAHHVRPELKVRPGHSSEKGGYPARPAPRG from the coding sequence GTGAACGGTGAGCGGGAGACACGGACGGACGTGCTGGTGGTGGGCGGAGGTCCGGCGGGACTGTACGCCGCCTTTTACGCGGGCTGGCGCGGATTGAGCGTGCGGCTGCTGGAGGCACGGGGCGAGCTGGGCGGGCAACTGTCGGCCCTCTACCCCGACAAGGTGGTGTACGACGCGCCCGGCAGCCCCCAGACGCGGGCCGGGGACCTCGTGCGGGCGCTGGAGGCTCAGCTCGCGCCGCTGGGGGTGGACGTGCATCTGGGCGAGGTGGCGCGGACGCTGACGCCGGACCCAGCGGGCGGCTGGCTGGTCGGCACGGACCAGGGTACCCACCCGGCGGGCGCGGTCATCCTGGCGGCGGGGCTGGGGGCGCTCCTCCCGCGCGAGGTGCGGGTGCCGGGGGCCGAGACACATCCCGATGTGCGGGCCGACCTGCCGGACCCGGCCAGCCTCACCGGACGGCAGGTGCTGGTGGTCGGCGGCGTGCCACAGGCGACCCGTGCGGCGACCGAACTCGCGGGGGCGGGGGCACGGGTCACCCTGACCCACCGCCGGGCGGGGTTCCGGGGCGATCCGGGGACGCTGGCGGCGCTGGAGGCGGAGCGGGCGGCGGGCACGCTGGAGGTTCTGGCTCCAGCCGTGCTGGACCGCCTGACCCCCACGGGCGCGGTCCTGACCCTGGGGGGCGAAGCGCGGGAGGTGGAGGCCGACACGGTGCTCATCCTGAACGGCTACCTCCCCGACCTCTCCCCGCTCGCGGGCTGGCCGCTGGAGTGGCAGGGCGAGTATGTGCCGGGCGGTCCCGGCGGCGAGACGGTGCTGCCCGGCGTGTACGTGGTCGGCGATCTCGCCCGGTCGGGCGGGGACTTCAAGCTGCTGTCGGTGGCGTTCGCGCAGGCGGCGGTCGCTGCGAATCACGCCGCGCACCACGTTCGGCCCGAACTGAAGGTCCGGCCGGGTCACAGCAGCGAGAAGGGCGGGTACCCGGCCCGACCCGCTCCGCGCGGCTGA
- a CDS encoding RIP metalloprotease, protein MNVFQSIAAALTPMGLLWTLLIIGVATFLHELAHYALARWQGVAVKSFSVGMGPVLFQRPWRGTEWRLSLLPIGGYVEIDGMAPEEDGQGGFRQATRGFAALPAWGKIAVLLAGPLMNLVLALGLMTATFASQGVPALDRARIESVQPDSRAEALGLRAGDVIVALNGQAIPETRTAGGQTRPGWEGLRDFLATSGPKTLTVRRDGETRDFAFDWQARVNGERQLLGIGYGPDVEDASVPVAFATAVTTTTEAVPQILRAFGGLFARFFTLDLSRDENVSGPIGTAEIVSQAANVGFWALVQIATLLNLSLAFFNLIPIPGLDGGRILLVLVGSLRGRPLSFSQEQAINFAGFALVMLLMVFVVVRDVSRFF, encoded by the coding sequence GTGAACGTGTTCCAGAGCATCGCGGCGGCGCTCACGCCGATGGGCCTGCTGTGGACGCTGCTGATTATCGGGGTGGCGACCTTTCTGCACGAGCTGGCGCACTACGCGCTGGCGCGGTGGCAGGGGGTGGCGGTGAAGTCCTTCAGCGTGGGGATGGGGCCGGTCCTCTTTCAACGGCCCTGGCGCGGGACCGAGTGGCGGCTCAGCCTCCTGCCCATCGGCGGGTACGTGGAAATCGATGGCATGGCCCCCGAGGAGGACGGACAGGGTGGCTTCCGGCAGGCCACGCGGGGCTTCGCGGCACTGCCTGCCTGGGGCAAGATCGCGGTGCTGCTCGCCGGACCGCTGATGAACCTGGTGCTCGCGCTGGGGCTGATGACCGCCACCTTCGCCTCGCAGGGGGTGCCCGCGCTCGACCGCGCCCGCATCGAGTCGGTGCAGCCGGACTCGCGGGCGGAGGCACTGGGCCTGCGGGCCGGGGACGTGATCGTGGCGCTGAACGGGCAGGCCATTCCAGAGACGCGCACGGCAGGCGGCCAGACCCGCCCCGGCTGGGAGGGCCTGCGCGACTTTCTGGCGACGAGCGGCCCCAAGACGCTGACCGTGCGCCGGGATGGGGAGACGCGCGACTTCGCCTTCGACTGGCAGGCCCGCGTGAACGGCGAGCGGCAGCTGCTGGGCATCGGCTACGGCCCCGACGTGGAGGACGCGTCCGTGCCCGTCGCCTTCGCCACCGCCGTCACGACCACCACCGAGGCGGTGCCGCAGATTCTGCGGGCCTTCGGGGGCCTGTTCGCCCGCTTCTTCACGCTGGACCTCTCGCGTGACGAGAATGTCAGCGGTCCCATCGGCACCGCCGAGATCGTCAGCCAGGCGGCCAACGTGGGCTTCTGGGCGCTGGTGCAGATCGCCACGCTGCTCAACCTGTCGCTGGCCTTTTTCAACCTGATTCCCATTCCGGGGCTGGACGGCGGGCGCATCCTGCTGGTGCTGGTGGGGTCGCTGCGGGGCCGCCCGCTGAGTTTCTCGCAGGAACAGGCGATCAACTTCGCGGGCTTCGCGCTGGTCATGCTGCTGATGGTGTTCGTGGTGGTGCGGGACGTGAGCCGCTTCTTTTAA
- the dxr gene encoding 1-deoxy-D-xylulose-5-phosphate reductoisomerase: MKLTVLGSTGSIGTQTLDVARERGWRVGALAAGRNLEGLEAQVREFRPEVVSVAEEVYAQARARFGDVRVIADPAEVATLPADVVVNAMSGLPGLSPTRAALEAGRAVALATKEAMVTAADLIWDAARRGGGRLVPIDSEHTGVFQCLTGEHLDDVAELILTASGGPFRDGPADLSAVTPQQALKHPSWSMGQKITIDSATLMNKGLEVMECAALYGLPLSQVGVVVHPQSVLHAAVRFRDGSLKGQFGPTDMRLAIAYAIDAAPTGMTRPGDVQGARRGPEVAGHQGWPLTGQWEFREPDHARFPCLGLAYRAGEAGGLLPAALNAADEVAVPAFLAGQIGFMDIPRLIERVLGETPPGELTWDALEETTRWATARAQELAAGVRA; the protein is encoded by the coding sequence GTGAAGCTCACGGTTCTGGGCAGTACGGGAAGCATCGGCACGCAGACGCTGGACGTGGCGCGGGAGCGCGGCTGGCGGGTAGGGGCGCTGGCGGCGGGGCGCAATCTGGAGGGGCTGGAGGCGCAGGTGCGCGAGTTCCGCCCGGAGGTCGTCAGCGTGGCGGAGGAGGTCTATGCGCAGGCTCGCGCCCGGTTCGGAGATGTGCGCGTGATCGCGGACCCGGCAGAGGTGGCGACCCTTCCCGCCGACGTGGTCGTCAACGCCATGAGCGGGCTGCCCGGCCTCTCCCCCACCCGCGCGGCGCTGGAGGCGGGGCGGGCGGTCGCGCTGGCGACGAAGGAAGCGATGGTCACGGCGGCGGATCTGATCTGGGACGCGGCGCGGCGCGGGGGCGGGCGGCTGGTGCCCATCGACTCGGAGCACACGGGCGTCTTCCAGTGCCTGACCGGGGAGCATCTGGACGACGTGGCCGAGCTGATTCTCACGGCGTCGGGCGGTCCCTTCCGGGACGGTCCCGCCGACCTGAGCGCGGTGACACCCCAGCAGGCGCTCAAGCACCCCTCATGGAGCATGGGCCAGAAGATCACCATCGACTCGGCCACCCTGATGAACAAGGGGCTGGAGGTCATGGAGTGCGCGGCCCTGTACGGGCTGCCGCTCTCGCAGGTGGGTGTGGTCGTCCATCCGCAGAGCGTGCTGCACGCGGCGGTACGCTTCCGGGACGGCAGCCTCAAGGGGCAGTTCGGGCCGACCGACATGCGCCTCGCCATCGCCTACGCGATTGACGCGGCCCCCACCGGGATGACCCGCCCCGGCGACGTGCAGGGCGCCCGGCGCGGGCCGGAGGTGGCGGGGCACCAGGGCTGGCCGCTGACCGGACAGTGGGAGTTCCGCGAGCCGGACCACGCCCGCTTTCCCTGCCTGGGGCTGGCGTACCGGGCGGGGGAAGCCGGGGGGCTGCTTCCCGCCGCCCTGAACGCCGCCGACGAGGTGGCCGTGCCCGCCTTCCTGGCCGGGCAGATCGGCTTCATGGACATTCCCCGGCTGATTGAGAGGGTGCTGGGCGAGACGCCGCCGGGCGAACTGACCTGGGACGCGCTGGAGGAGACGACCCGCTGGGCCACAGCGCGGGCGCAGGAGCTGGCAGCGGGGGTGCGGGCGTGA
- a CDS encoding phosphatidate cytidylyltransferase, protein MESLSTRVLTSVVGFAVVSLIVVIGWWAMLPALVFVAVMGLFEYIRMLDRNDIDVRRVSLGVFGAAIIVASLPMIPAPPWEGGSWREVVLTVALGYLLVMEVMRPGERPLERVVYSLFGLLYIPWLLGYFLLLRYTPDGETGLLYFALPLLATFAADIGGYFGGHFFGRRKLAPEVSPGKTVEGAIGGLAFSFVIVLAMTQLTQIGSPLDALLLSILVASASQLGDLSESLIKRALKTKDSGSSLPGHGGFLDRLDSLLFAVPATYLFLNISLFPR, encoded by the coding sequence GTGGAATCGTTGAGCACCCGCGTCCTCACCTCGGTGGTGGGGTTCGCGGTGGTCAGCCTGATCGTGGTGATCGGCTGGTGGGCGATGCTGCCCGCCCTGGTCTTCGTGGCGGTGATGGGTCTCTTTGAGTACATCCGGATGCTCGACCGCAACGACATCGACGTGCGCCGGGTCTCCCTGGGGGTCTTCGGGGCAGCGATCATCGTGGCGAGCCTGCCGATGATTCCGGCGCCGCCGTGGGAGGGCGGCTCCTGGCGCGAGGTCGTGCTGACGGTGGCGCTGGGCTACCTCCTCGTCATGGAGGTGATGCGCCCCGGCGAGCGTCCGCTGGAGCGGGTGGTCTACTCCCTGTTCGGGCTGCTATACATCCCCTGGCTGCTGGGCTATTTCCTGCTGCTGCGCTACACGCCGGACGGCGAGACAGGCCTGCTGTACTTCGCACTGCCATTGTTGGCGACCTTCGCGGCGGATATCGGCGGCTACTTTGGCGGACACTTCTTCGGGCGGCGCAAGCTGGCCCCCGAGGTCAGCCCCGGCAAGACGGTGGAGGGAGCCATCGGCGGCCTCGCTTTCAGCTTCGTGATCGTGCTGGCGATGACCCAGCTCACCCAGATCGGCTCGCCGCTGGACGCCCTGCTGCTCTCCATTCTGGTGGCGAGCGCCTCGCAGCTCGGGGACCTGTCGGAGAGCCTGATCAAGCGGGCGCTGAAGACCAAGGATTCGGGGAGCAGCCTGCCGGGGCACGGCGGCTTTCTCGACCGCCTCGACTCGCTGCTGTTCGCGGTTCCGGCGACGTATCTGTTTCTGAATATCAGCCTGTTTCCACGGTAA
- the frr gene encoding ribosome recycling factor: protein MADMKSIQADARERMGKAIEALENNLSVLRTGRANPGILKKVLVDYYGSTMPIDQVASITTPDARTLVITPWDRGALNPIEKAIRDSDLGLNPNNKGDTIFISLPMLTEERRKDLVKNARNYAEEARVAVRNVRKHAMDEVKKIEGVGDDDIKRGEAEVQKITDEFIARVDSTFHKKEQEILG, encoded by the coding sequence ATGGCAGACATGAAATCCATTCAGGCCGACGCCCGCGAACGTATGGGCAAGGCCATTGAGGCGCTGGAAAACAACCTCTCGGTGCTGCGCACGGGCCGCGCCAACCCCGGCATTCTCAAGAAGGTGCTGGTGGACTATTACGGCTCCACCATGCCCATCGACCAGGTGGCGAGCATCACCACGCCCGACGCCCGCACGCTGGTCATCACGCCGTGGGACCGGGGTGCCCTGAACCCCATCGAGAAGGCGATCCGCGACAGCGACCTGGGCCTGAACCCCAACAACAAGGGCGACACCATCTTCATCAGCCTGCCCATGCTGACCGAGGAGCGGCGCAAGGACCTCGTCAAGAATGCCCGGAACTACGCGGAGGAAGCCCGCGTGGCCGTGCGCAATGTCCGCAAGCACGCGATGGACGAGGTCAAGAAGATCGAGGGCGTGGGCGACGACGACATCAAGCGCGGCGAGGCCGAGGTCCAGAAGATCACCGACGAGTTCATCGCGCGGGTGGACAGCACCTTCCACAAGAAGGAGCAGGAAATCCTCGGGTGA
- the pyrH gene encoding UMP kinase, which produces MFKRVLLKLSGEFLAGESGFGINPEEAAALARLIVEARAGTDVELAIVIGGGNLWRGARNGAGMDAATADYIGMLGTVMNAMALQDAMERAGQPTRVMSAIQMQAVAEPYIRRRAMRHLEKGRVVIFGGGNGAPFFTTDTTSTLRALEIGAEVVLMAKNQVDGVYDKDPRKHADARRFDTLTHMDVVEQRLEVMDATAITLCMDRGLPIVVFDLFEEGNLARLFRGERVGTLIQSTPT; this is translated from the coding sequence ATGTTCAAACGCGTTCTGCTCAAGCTGTCCGGTGAATTTCTGGCGGGCGAGTCCGGCTTCGGCATCAACCCCGAGGAGGCGGCGGCGCTCGCCCGCTTGATCGTGGAGGCCCGTGCCGGAACGGACGTGGAACTCGCCATCGTGATCGGGGGCGGCAACCTGTGGCGCGGCGCCCGCAACGGGGCAGGCATGGACGCCGCCACCGCCGACTACATCGGGATGCTGGGCACCGTGATGAACGCGATGGCCCTGCAAGACGCGATGGAGCGGGCCGGGCAGCCCACCCGCGTGATGTCCGCCATCCAGATGCAGGCCGTGGCCGAGCCGTACATCCGCCGCCGGGCGATGCGCCACCTCGAAAAGGGCCGGGTGGTGATCTTCGGGGGCGGCAACGGGGCGCCCTTCTTCACGACCGACACCACCTCCACCCTGCGGGCGCTGGAAATCGGCGCCGAGGTGGTCCTGATGGCGAAGAACCAGGTCGACGGCGTATACGACAAGGACCCCCGCAAGCATGCGGACGCCCGCCGCTTCGACACCCTGACCCACATGGACGTGGTCGAGCAGCGGCTGGAGGTCATGGACGCCACCGCGATCACCCTGTGCATGGACCGGGGGCTGCCCATCGTGGTGTTCGACCTCTTCGAGGAGGGCAACCTCGCGCGGCTCTTCCGGGGCGAGCGGGTCGGAACGCTGATCCAGAGCACCCCCACCTGA